One window of Terriglobia bacterium genomic DNA carries:
- a CDS encoding UPF0149 family protein, with amino-acid sequence GAVASLPEADRAEMEGQEIPSFAQVWALGFMFAVENWPEEWAAPRDKEAAQWLDGALESIVALTEDDTGKPEICMYAEDGPPSTSQERLEVFGEAIWGVYDLRQLWRSLGPRQETIVKGEQPGRNDPCPCGSGKKYKKCCGPSA; translated from the coding sequence GGCGCCGTCGCCAGCCTGCCCGAGGCCGACCGCGCCGAGATGGAGGGCCAGGAGATCCCCTCGTTTGCCCAGGTCTGGGCGCTGGGCTTCATGTTCGCCGTGGAAAACTGGCCCGAGGAATGGGCTGCGCCGCGCGACAAGGAAGCCGCCCAGTGGCTGGACGGCGCGCTCGAATCCATCGTCGCCCTCACCGAGGACGACACCGGCAAGCCCGAGATCTGCATGTACGCCGAAGACGGCCCGCCCAGTACCAGCCAGGAGCGCCTGGAGGTCTTTGGCGAGGCCATCTGGGGCGTGTACGACCTGCGCCAGCTCTGGCGCAGCCTGGGTCCGCGCCAGGAAACCATCGTCAAGGGCGAGCAGCCCGGCCGCAACGACCCCTGCCCTTGCGGCAGCGGCAAGAAGTACAAGAAGTGTTGCGGACCGTCAGCCTGA
- a CDS encoding DUF362 domain-containing protein, whose product MQFNRRDCLKALGLGVAAVSGAKSVALAARPVSKTDASKLRMPGLYPGRVVSVENPSVLVSGQYQAGAVQQTLRRGMTELTGADSWAGAWRLFFESGDVVGIKLNPVGQPLVKSDATVVREIIAGLNAAGVQNKDIVVYDRYRDQFFNAGFDKWLPAGVRTSYAADHYESIQQGMDGYDPDHYLDMALTLPGYGIDDVRARRSFAARFITRQVNKLINVPVLKDHQSAGVTLALKNLSHGLVNNVSRSHSSSTLNACNAFIPAVVSLPVIRNKTVLHILDGVKGLYNGGPGARAQFVWEHRTIYFATDPVALDHVGWEVIDARRVSVGMKRLFESTPDKFSTFMHRQPEHVEIAGALGLGVWDRDRIDFRQVKV is encoded by the coding sequence ATGCAATTCAACCGGCGAGACTGCTTGAAGGCGCTTGGGCTCGGAGTTGCGGCGGTTTCCGGCGCGAAATCCGTGGCCCTGGCTGCGCGGCCGGTGTCGAAAACCGATGCCAGCAAGCTCCGGATGCCGGGGCTCTATCCGGGCCGCGTGGTGTCCGTGGAGAATCCTTCCGTTCTGGTGTCAGGCCAGTACCAGGCGGGAGCCGTCCAGCAGACGCTACGGCGCGGCATGACTGAACTGACAGGTGCAGACTCCTGGGCCGGCGCCTGGCGGCTCTTCTTTGAGTCTGGAGATGTTGTCGGAATCAAACTCAACCCGGTGGGCCAGCCGCTGGTGAAGTCGGACGCAACTGTGGTCCGCGAGATCATTGCGGGGCTCAATGCCGCGGGAGTCCAAAATAAAGACATTGTCGTCTATGACCGTTACCGTGACCAATTTTTCAACGCAGGATTCGACAAGTGGCTGCCGGCGGGCGTTCGTACTTCATACGCGGCTGATCACTATGAGTCCATCCAGCAGGGGATGGACGGTTATGACCCCGACCATTATCTGGACATGGCGTTGACCCTGCCGGGCTACGGAATCGACGATGTCAGGGCGAGGCGCTCTTTTGCGGCGCGCTTTATCACACGTCAGGTGAACAAGCTGATCAACGTTCCCGTGCTCAAGGACCACCAGTCGGCCGGAGTCACTCTTGCCCTCAAGAACCTCTCCCACGGCCTGGTAAACAACGTCAGCCGCAGTCATTCCTCCTCCACGCTGAACGCTTGCAACGCTTTTATCCCGGCGGTTGTTTCCTTGCCTGTGATTCGGAACAAAACCGTCCTCCACATCCTGGACGGCGTCAAAGGCCTGTATAACGGCGGACCCGGCGCAAGGGCACAGTTTGTGTGGGAGCATCGCACAATCTATTTCGCCACAGATCCCGTCGCCCTCGACCATGTGGGCTGGGAAGTGATCGACGCCAGGAGGGTCTCGGTGGGGATGAAAAGGCTCTTCGAGTCCACGCCGGATAAATTCAGTACCTTCATGCACCGGCAGCCCGAGCACGTCGAGATCGCCGGCGCTCTCGGGCTGGGCGTATGGGACCGCGACAGAATCGACTTTCGGCAGGTGAAGGTCTAA